A genomic window from Syntrophales bacterium includes:
- a CDS encoding type II secretion system F family protein, translating to MPIYLWEAHTRKGELKKGESEVADESAIRTQLRRQGLRPGRIKKKPKDLLESIPFLRPKVKEKDVVVFSRQFSTMIDAGLPLIQCLEILGSQEPNKTFAKIIMSVKADIEGGSTLTDALKEHPKIFDELFVNLTAAGEAGGILDVVLARLSAYMEKAMKLKSKVKGAMTYPASVLVISIGVVTLLLLKVIPVFQEMFTSMGGALPGPTQFLINMSGFVQHYILHMIGVVVVAVFAFRRYYRTEQGRLVVDHMVLKAPVFGPLLKKVAVAKFSRTLATMISSGVPILEGLDIVSKTSGNKVVENALIETRKSISEGKTIAEPLRDTNVFPSMVVQMIAVGEATGALDTMLLKIADFYDDEVDAAVDAMTSLLEPFMMVFLGGVVGGMIIAMYLPIFQMASVVG from the coding sequence ATGCCGATATATTTATGGGAAGCGCATACAAGAAAAGGGGAGTTGAAAAAAGGCGAATCAGAAGTTGCTGATGAGTCTGCTATCAGGACACAGCTTCGCCGACAGGGTCTTAGGCCCGGCCGTATAAAGAAAAAGCCTAAGGATTTGCTTGAAAGTATTCCTTTTCTTCGGCCTAAAGTTAAAGAAAAGGATGTTGTGGTATTCTCTCGCCAATTCTCTACGATGATCGATGCCGGTCTTCCTCTTATTCAGTGTTTAGAAATACTCGGCTCCCAGGAGCCGAACAAGACCTTCGCTAAAATTATCATGTCGGTAAAGGCAGATATAGAGGGTGGGTCGACACTTACCGATGCACTGAAAGAACACCCCAAGATATTTGATGAGCTCTTTGTAAATCTGACTGCCGCAGGGGAAGCCGGTGGAATCCTCGATGTTGTCCTTGCTCGCCTTTCAGCCTATATGGAAAAGGCAATGAAGTTGAAAAGTAAGGTTAAGGGGGCGATGACCTACCCCGCCAGCGTCCTTGTGATTTCGATCGGAGTTGTCACGTTACTTCTTCTTAAAGTGATTCCTGTCTTTCAGGAGATGTTTACAAGTATGGGAGGTGCTTTGCCTGGGCCTACCCAATTCCTTATTAACATGAGTGGATTTGTGCAGCATTATATCCTGCATATGATAGGTGTAGTGGTCGTCGCAGTATTTGCCTTCAGGAGATATTACCGTACTGAACAGGGAAGGCTTGTCGTCGATCATATGGTACTGAAGGCACCAGTTTTCGGTCCATTATTGAAAAAGGTGGCTGTGGCAAAATTTAGCAGGACACTTGCTACCATGATAAGTAGTGGTGTCCCGATCCTCGAAGGACTCGATATTGTGAGTAAAACGTCCGGAAACAAGGTAGTAGAAAATGCATTAATAGAAACGAGAAAAAGTATAAGTGAAGGCAAGACAATAGCCGAACCATTGAGGGATACTAACGTATTTCCTTCCATGGTGGTTCAGATGATAGCGGTGGGTGAAGCTACCGGAGCTCTTGACACAATGCTTCTAAAAATTGCAGATTTCTATGATGATGAGGTAGATGCTGCGGTTGACGCAATGACCTCGCTGCTTGAACCGTTTATGATGGTTTTCTTGGGTGGAGTTGTTGGGGGAATGATAATTGCCATGTATCTTCCAATTTTCCAGATGGCTTCGGTAGTTGGCTAA